One region of Terriglobales bacterium genomic DNA includes:
- the rplE gene encoding 50S ribosomal protein L5: MAKDKDQKPKKQQAAEAEAPAGKPQRPRANNRATARLHDRFEKEIAPALMKELSISNPMAVPRLHKVVVNMGVGEATQNAKILDPAAGELGQITGQKPVITRAKKSIAAFKVREGQSIGAMVTLRGDRMYEFMDRLMNVALPRVRDFRGVSTKSFDGRGNYTLGLKDQLIFPEIDYAKVDKLKGMNVTIVTTARSDNDARALLRHLGMPFRTQ, from the coding sequence ATGGCAAAAGACAAAGATCAGAAGCCGAAAAAGCAGCAGGCCGCCGAGGCCGAAGCTCCGGCCGGCAAGCCGCAGCGTCCGCGCGCCAACAACCGCGCTACCGCGCGGCTGCACGATCGCTTTGAGAAAGAGATTGCTCCCGCGCTGATGAAGGAGCTCTCCATCTCCAACCCCATGGCCGTGCCCCGGCTCCACAAAGTCGTGGTCAACATGGGCGTGGGCGAAGCCACGCAGAACGCAAAGATCCTCGACCCGGCCGCCGGCGAACTCGGCCAGATCACCGGCCAGAAGCCGGTCATTACGCGCGCCAAGAAGTCCATAGCGGCCTTCAAGGTCCGCGAAGGCCAATCCATCGGCGCCATGGTCACGCTGCGCGGCGACCGCATGTACGAGTTCATGGACCGCCTGATGAACGTAGCTCTGCCGCGCGTGCGCGACTTTCGCGGCGTTTCGACCAAGAGCTTCGACGGACGCGGCAACTACACCCTCGGGCTGAAGGACCAGCTGATCTTCCCCGAGATCGATTACGCGAAAGTGGACAAGCTGAAGGGCATGAACGTCACCATCGTGACCACGGCGCGCTCCGACAACGACGCGCGCGCCCTGCTCAGGCACCTCGGCATGCCCTTCCGTACGCAGTAG
- the rplX gene encoding 50S ribosomal protein L24 — MHTHADIRRNDTVRVITGRDKGKEGRVLRVFPDEGKVLVEHVMMVKKNVRPNPAKNIKGGVAEQESRISLSNVMLVCGTCGPVRVGHQFQGDRKVRVCKKCNNVLEGK; from the coding sequence ATGCATACACACGCAGATATCCGACGCAACGACACGGTGCGGGTCATCACCGGCCGCGACAAGGGCAAGGAAGGCCGCGTGCTCCGCGTGTTTCCCGACGAAGGCAAAGTCCTGGTGGAGCACGTCATGATGGTGAAGAAGAACGTGCGCCCCAACCCGGCCAAGAACATCAAGGGCGGCGTGGCCGAACAGGAGAGCCGCATCTCGCTCTCCAACGTCATGCTGGTCTGCGGCACCTGCGGCCCGGTGCGCGTAGGCCACCAGTTCCAGGGCGACCGCAAAGTCCGCGTGTGCAAGAAGTGCAACAACGTGCTGGAAGGGAAGTAG
- the rplN gene encoding 50S ribosomal protein L14: MAVMMRTMLEVADNSGARKLQMILPLGGSTGLRAALGDVVTASVKEAAPDGQVQKGKVVKAVIVRTRKEHRRRDGTYIRFDQNAAVLINEVGEPVGTRVFGPVARELREKRFLKIVSLAPEVL; encoded by the coding sequence ATGGCTGTGATGATGAGAACCATGCTCGAGGTCGCCGACAACAGCGGCGCCCGCAAGCTCCAGATGATCCTCCCGCTCGGCGGCTCCACCGGCCTGCGCGCTGCGCTCGGCGATGTGGTCACCGCGTCGGTCAAGGAAGCCGCGCCCGACGGGCAGGTGCAGAAGGGCAAGGTCGTAAAGGCCGTGATCGTTCGCACGCGCAAGGAACACCGCCGCCGCGACGGCACCTACATCCGCTTCGACCAGAACGCCGCCGTACTGATCAACGAAGTCGGCGAGCCGGTCGGCACGCGCGTCTTCGGGCCCGTGGCCCGCGAGCTGCGTGAGAAGCGGTTTTTGAAGATCGTTTCACTCGCCCCCGAAGTGCTCTAA
- the rpsQ gene encoding 30S ribosomal protein S17, with protein MAETQQQPGRSRRKTVVGEVVSTKMQKTIVVEVNRRKAHALYKRVVARSSKFYAHDEKGVAKLGDVVRIEETRPLSKLKRWRLQEVVRKSALAEPAGELAEAL; from the coding sequence ATGGCAGAGACACAGCAGCAACCCGGCAGATCGCGCCGCAAGACGGTGGTGGGGGAAGTCGTCTCCACCAAGATGCAGAAGACGATCGTCGTCGAAGTCAATCGCCGCAAGGCGCACGCGCTCTACAAGCGCGTCGTGGCGCGCTCCAGCAAGTTCTACGCGCACGACGAAAAAGGCGTTGCCAAGCTTGGCGACGTGGTGCGCATCGAGGAAACGCGCCCGCTCTCGAAGCTCAAGCGCTGGCGCCTGCAGGAAGTCGTGCGCAAGTCCGCATTGGCCGAACCCGCCGGCGAACTGGCCGAGGCACTGTAA
- the rpmC gene encoding 50S ribosomal protein L29 yields MATQAKSKAKSGSKAQAATKAKLAAEKKVPAAAAPAERRPAASSAFSGRRNKEAEKIRNLADNELDHRQRELSDQLFRLKFQLNMGQTESLKKIRGLRKDLARVKTIMRGRQLGLEPTGTANK; encoded by the coding sequence ATGGCAACGCAAGCGAAGTCGAAAGCAAAATCCGGAAGCAAGGCGCAAGCCGCGACGAAGGCGAAGCTGGCGGCTGAGAAGAAGGTTCCCGCTGCCGCCGCCCCGGCCGAGCGCCGCCCGGCCGCCTCGAGCGCATTCTCGGGGCGCCGCAACAAGGAAGCGGAGAAGATCCGCAACCTGGCCGACAACGAACTCGACCATCGCCAGCGCGAGCTCAGCGACCAGCTCTTCCGGCTCAAGTTCCAGCTCAACATGGGCCAGACCGAGAGCCTGAAGAAGATCCGCGGCCTGCGCAAGGACCTGGCGCGCGTCAAGACCATCATGCGCGGCCGCCAGCTGGGCCTGGAGCCCACCGGTACCGCCAACAAGTAG
- the rplP gene encoding 50S ribosomal protein L16 — MLMPKKVKYRKQQRGRRRGKSWRGSSLTFGDYGLKVLEPGYITDRQIEASRVAMTRFVKRGGKVWLRLFPDKPVTKKPAETRMGKGKGAPDHWVAVVRPGKIVFEMEGVTLPEAQEAMRLASNKLPLRTRFVSRHDHLQ, encoded by the coding sequence CGCGGGCGCCGCCGTGGCAAGTCGTGGCGCGGCTCGTCGCTGACCTTCGGCGACTACGGCTTGAAGGTCCTGGAGCCTGGCTACATCACCGACCGCCAGATCGAGGCGTCGCGCGTCGCCATGACGCGTTTCGTCAAGCGCGGCGGCAAGGTGTGGCTGCGCCTGTTCCCCGACAAGCCCGTGACCAAGAAGCCGGCTGAAACCCGTATGGGCAAGGGCAAGGGCGCGCCCGATCACTGGGTGGCCGTCGTGCGTCCCGGCAAGATCGTTTTTGAGATGGAAGGGGTCACGCTGCCGGAGGCGCAGGAAGCGATGCGGCTGGCGTCGAACAAGCTGCCGCTGCGCACCCGCTTTGTGTCGCGGCACGACCACCTTCAATAA